A segment of the Methanocella sp. genome:
TTGCTAAACAATGACCTATCAATATTCAACGCAGCAAAAATATTTAATAATGCCTTCGTGCAGCTTCAGGCCAGCTTCGTGTAGCTTCGTGGCTGAACGCGTCTTAGAGCATTCTTATAAAGCTTAGAGTGGCTTGGCTATCCTGAAATAACAAATATAAAAAAAGGTTGATACTATTCGGATTCGATCCGCGGCGCCAGCAGGTAGGTAACGGTACCGTTGCCTCCGGCGATGTTGAACGTGAACTTGACCGGGTAGTCGGTGCCAAGGTCGATATTGACCTTCTCGGCCTTACCCAGGGACTTTGCAAGATCGTTCAAATAGTCCAGCGAGAACAGCGAACGCACGTTGCCGCTCGACTGGATCGAGATGAGGCTCGACTCCGGAATGTCCAGGCGCACCTTATCGAGGTCGCCCTCGGCCTCGACGTAGAACGTCTTGTCCACGACGCCCAGCGCCATGTGGTCGGATACCTTCTCGGCGGCCTTCACTGCACGCTTGAGCTCGGCGCCGTTCAGGACGACTTTCGCGGGCAGCCCTATGTTCGGTACCTTGGGCTCCTTGCGAATAGAGGTGGGGTCCAGTAACGACAGTGTATATGCCAGGCCGCCTGTGCGGATCTCCAGCTTACGGGTCTCCTCGTTCAGATTCAGCTCGATCTTGTCGTCCTTCGAGGTCATGCCCAGGATGTCGTTCAGCCTGGTCAGGTCTACGCCGATCTCGCCGTCCGTAGCATTGAAGGACTCGAATGCGCCCGCCTTCAGGTCGAATGAGACCATGGCGACGTTCGCCGGGTCCACGGCCCGGGCCGTGATGCCGTCCGCGGTGATGTGGAACTTGGCCTCGTCGACGATGGTGGATACGGCCTCGATGGCGTCCTTGAAGACCTCTGCATTGATAACCGCCTTGAACATATACCGTCTCCTCAATTATTCTTCTAGTTTTTACTTTTACAAGCTATATAATAGATGCGCTTGCACCTTAATTATATTCTCTCCAGGTCTTGCCGCACAGGGTGCAGCGGAAGAAGCGTACTTCGCTCTCATCGGCGCTCCGGAGCTGCCGCATCCACCAGTACGCCTTCTGGTTGCCACAGTCGGGGCACTTGACATCCTCCGTGGTCGGCAGGCCGGCCGCTTCCTTATCCTCGAGGATGGTCATCTCGCGCTGGGGCTTTTCCGGCTCCCCCACGATGACCGCCTCCTTCGAGGCCTTCTTCTCGAAGCCGCACTTGCGGCATTTTAATACACCTGAATTGGGAATCATGATGCTTTTACATTTAGGACAAAATTCCATTTTGATCACTTTTCCATAACGGGTCTAAGCCGGCATTGGAAATGCTATGACTAAAATATGACCGCGGGAATTTAAGTATGTGCTCCTTGACTTAATATTTTCGGCCTTCGGGCTCATGAATAAAGATCGGGAATGAATAGCCCCTCGTTCTTGAAGATGTGGCGGGCCGTGTTATTTGCCCATGCCACAGAACCGACGTCCGCAGCTTTATGGGCGTCGCTGCCGATGGTATATTTAACGCCTTTTTCCTTGCATTTCTGAAGGAAATCCCACGACGGCAGGGCATGCTTCGAGTTGATCTCGATGGCCACCTCATGTGTCGCCATCAGCTCCACGAGCTCACCCTCATATTTTGCGATAGGTGCAAAGCGGCCTGCTATCCATGCGTGGTGGGCGAGCACGTCCACCTTCGGGTCGGTCACGGCCCTCAGGACGGCGCGGTAGTAGACTTCCTCGGAAGGGGCGCCGTGGAACGAGGCCAGGACAATGTCCAGGCCTTCATGGCTTTCCAGGAGCACTTCGCCCGTCGGTAAAATCTCGGCCTCGATTCCGGCCAGTATCTTTACGCGATAGTTCGGCTGAAGCCTTTCCGCCTCCTTTTTCGTTTCCAGCGCCTGCTTCTCGGTGATGCCGCTCCCGTGGCCCGGGCCATGGTCGGTGACGGCGATCAGGTCGAGGCCCTTCGCCTCGGCGGCCTCCACCATGTTGTGCAGGCTGTCGCGGCCGTCCGACTTAGAAGTGTGGAGATGCATGTCGACTTTCATAGCCTATCGCGCTGTCTCATATGCGTGTACAAGTAGATGAT
Coding sequences within it:
- a CDS encoding DNA polymerase sliding clamp, whose product is MFKAVINAEVFKDAIEAVSTIVDEAKFHITADGITARAVDPANVAMVSFDLKAGAFESFNATDGEIGVDLTRLNDILGMTSKDDKIELNLNEETRKLEIRTGGLAYTLSLLDPTSIRKEPKVPNIGLPAKVVLNGAELKRAVKAAEKVSDHMALGVVDKTFYVEAEGDLDKVRLDIPESSLISIQSSGNVRSLFSLDYLNDLAKSLGKAEKVNIDLGTDYPVKFTFNIAGGNGTVTYLLAPRIESE
- a CDS encoding transcription factor S, with the protein product MIPNSGVLKCRKCGFEKKASKEAVIVGEPEKPQREMTILEDKEAAGLPTTEDVKCPDCGNQKAYWWMRQLRSADESEVRFFRCTLCGKTWREYN
- a CDS encoding PHP domain-containing protein; protein product: MKVDMHLHTSKSDGRDSLHNMVEAAEAKGLDLIAVTDHGPGHGSGITEKQALETKKEAERLQPNYRVKILAGIEAEILPTGEVLLESHEGLDIVLASFHGAPSEEVYYRAVLRAVTDPKVDVLAHHAWIAGRFAPIAKYEGELVELMATHEVAIEINSKHALPSWDFLQKCKEKGVKYTIGSDAHKAADVGSVAWANNTARHIFKNEGLFIPDLYS